In a single window of the Megalobrama amblycephala isolate DHTTF-2021 linkage group LG3, ASM1881202v1, whole genome shotgun sequence genome:
- the LOC125265902 gene encoding histone H3: MARTKQTARKSTGGKAPRKQLATKAARKSAPATGGVKKPHRYRPGTVALREIRRYQKSTELLIRKLPFQRLVREIAQDFKTDLRFQSSAVMALQEASEAYLVGLFEDTNLCAIHAKRVTIMPKDIQLARRIRGERA, translated from the coding sequence ATGGCAAGAACCAAGCAGACCGCTCGTAAATCCACCGGTGGTAAAGCCCCGAGGAAGCAGCTCGCTACTAAAGCAGCGCGGAAGAGCGCGCCAGCCACCGGCGGCGTCAAGAAGCCCCATCGCTACAGGCCCGGGACCGTGGCTCTCCGAGAGATCCGCCGTTATCAGAAGTCCACCGAGCTGCTGATCCGCAAACTGCCTTTCCAGCGGCTGGTGCGAGAAATCGCTCAGGACTTCAAGACGGATCTGCGCTTCCAGAGCTCCGCTGTCATGGCCCTGCAGGAGGCCAGCGAGGCTTATTTGGTGGGCCTGTTCGAGGACACCAACCTGTGCGCCATCCACGCCAAGAGAGTCACCATCATGCCCAAAGACATTCAGCTGGCCCGCCGCATCCGCGGAGAGCGCGCTTAA
- the LOC125265910 gene encoding histone H2B-like, whose amino-acid sequence MPEPAKSAPKKGSKKAVTKTAGKGGKKRRKSRKESYAIYVYKVLKQVHPDTGISSKAMGIMNSFVNDIFERIAGEASRLAHYNKRSTITSREIQTAVRLLLPGELAKHAVSEGTKAVTKYTSSK is encoded by the coding sequence ATGCCTGAACCAGCCAAGTCCGCGCCTAAGAAGGGCTCCAAGAAGGCCGTCACGAAGACCGCCGGTAAGGGAGGAAAGAAGCGCAGAAAGTCCAGGAAGGAGAGCTACGCCATCTACGTGTACAAAGTGCTGAAGCAGGTTCATCCTGACACCGGCATCTCCTCCAAGGCGATGGGCATCATGAACTCTTTCGTCAACGACATCTTCGAGCGCATCGCCGGTGAGGCGTCTCGTCTCGCTCACTACAACAAGCGCTCCACCATCACGTCGAGAGAGATCCAGACCGCCGTGCGTCTGCTGCTGCCCGGTGAGCTGGCCAAACACGCCGTGTCTGAGGGCACCAAGGCCGTCACCAAGTACACCAGCTCCAAGTAG
- the LOC125265924 gene encoding sterile alpha motif domain-containing protein 9-like, protein MYQLPSCNPCKTISIPTELRDSLSCLDIVWSNIFETVDSKINPDRARQYEVDFLQGAPPTWPNFDKSANLKLVERDGFNDLIQLIEEKREKSCLITDVSLQYQPGSGGSTLAMQVLWHFRKDLRCARVIDSDLDTKKLSKQVVDLFLLSNEKHAEQDRKTVLLLLDTKEKTDNDLPIKNDLWENLIEEIHNRGISTQTPVVIILNCSTADFSLNDTLILDSKLSEEEIRQFKEKLLHQIRLQRKSQWEVTTIKLLYHKDSSGSAVVREVLQDLREECEIQTEPFTTEITENKEEFRKEIEDRANTLLEIYETHKKPVLVLLDHRDDKSLRYLLKNLQSKLQRSDRPDHPAFIIINAVKKSVVRAPGHVKLKLELLPDEKEKFAQKRQEIEKKHKKISKTFHAFNIMQGGFQKEDAEKVITEEMVNHIGKDKQSSSTRLLSFLALMNSYVPGSHLLKPLCKKFIEQTEWPTDERKPSVEMIMKPFMDLIVIFSDGEQNCIRLKHPMIADACLKRFTENKLTRSDIALDFLKSMVKGNESNYKQICKRMLVTRPDGLIEKEKFSRLILDIIREGKTNKCISLLERASNLFSTDPFYPQALARLYYIGVTEESKYQEAEKWAEEAIKRDHKKSHIRDTLGQVHKNHLRSEVKKPCTNIDEMLHIALSAIDAFKREEKAAEDELVDNTRFNNRGHFGFLQVCKEISDLRPLISPNNPLQQKYHDFINGLRAEVESKYDFFEWYLTFSRLSNKKDDPDYFREDDEDCYKRYFTQTDQLEKMALNEKKMKSFGGLLHFLKSDIDVLEQNLIAIEKPRSKNETQTILYIFANIILSQSNKPSEKSQELQDMLQKLWSTEVHGRSPEFYLLILLLFWPHEAKQEKENPPNFENCVKYMSQSYERTYQKYLHGRHLVPLFFYGKGEGLQILVHSKLDKTDLDLLTEGDGSVEVKCLQRIDGKVEDHKVFAVRNGQQIPVVAHNRASVCRRGQVSFYLGFTIRGPVAYNIRYQN, encoded by the exons ATGTACCAATTACCTTCATGCAATCCCTGCAAAACAATCTCAATTCCAACTGAACTTAGAGATTCACTATCATGCCTCGACATTGTATGGTCCAATATCTTTGAGACTGTTGACTCAAAGATAAATCCAGACAGAGCTAGACAGTATGAGGTTGACTTTCTCCAAGGAGCCCCACCAACATGGCCGAACTTTGACAAATCAGCAAATTTAAAATTGGTGGAAAGGGATGGCTTTAATGATTTAATACAGTTAATtgaggaaaaaagagaaaaaagctGTCTCATCACTGATGTTTCTTTACAATACCAGCCTGGCAGTGGAGGATCAACCCTCGCCATGCAGGTGCTTTGGCATTTCCGGAAAGATCTCAGGTGTGCCAGAGTGATCGATTCTGACTTAGACACAAAAAAGCTGTCAAAACAAGTGGTGGACCTTTTTCTGCTGTCTAATGAGAAACATGCAGAACAAGATCGGAAAACTGTGCTGCTGCTACTAGACACCAAGGAAAAGACGGACAATGATCTGCCTATCAAGAATGATCTCTGGGAAAACCTGATTGAAGAAATACATAATAGAGGCATCAGTACTCAAACTCCAGTTGTGATCATTTTGAACTGCAGCACTGCAGACTTCAGTCTAAACGACACACTGATTCTTGACTCCAAACTCTCTGAAGAGGAAATCAGACAATTCAAGGAAAAACTGCTGCACCAGATCCGACTACAGAGAAAAAGCCAGTGGGAAGTTACAACCATAAAGCTGTTGTACCACAAAGACAGCAGCGGATCAGCAGTAGTCAGGGAGGTACTGCAGGACCTGAGGGAAGAGTGTGAAATCCAGACAGAACCATTCACAACAGAGATTACAGAAAATAAAGAGGAGTTTAGAAAAGAGATTGAAGATAGGGCAAACACACTGCTCGAAATATatgaaacacacaaaaaaccTGTGCTTGTCCTGTTGGATCACAGGGATGATAAGTCACTACGCTACTTATTAAAGAATCTGCAGTCAAAGCTTCAGCGCTCTGATCGACCTGACCATCCTGCATTCATCATTATTAATGCTGTGAAGAAGAGCGTTGTTCGAGCGCCAGGCCACGTGAAGCTGAAACTGGAGCTCTTACCAGATGAGAAGGAGAAGTTTGCTCAGAAAAGGCAGGAGATTGAAAAGAAACACAAGAAAATATCAAAAACGTTTCATGCCTTTAATATAATGCAAGGAGGTTTCCAGAAAGAGGATGCAGAGAAAGTCATCACAGAAGAAATGGTCAATCACATTGGAAAAGACAAACAGTCCAGCAGCACAAGACTTCTCAGTTTTTTGGCTTTGATGAATTCATACGTCCCAGGTTCACACTTGTTGAAGCCTTTGTGCAAGAAATTCATTGAGCAAACAGAATGGCCCACTGATGAGAGAAAACCTTCAGTGGAAATGATAATGAAGCCTTTCATGGATCTCATAGTCATTTTCTCTGATGGAGAGCAAAACTGCATACGTCTGAAACATCCGATGATCGCTGATGCATGTCTGAAAAGGTTCACTGAGAACAAACTGACAAGATCTGACATCGCTCTTGACTTCTTGAAAAGCATGGTAAAAGGAAATGAGAGTAACTATAAGCAAATCTGCAAGAGAATGTTAGTCACAAGACCTGACGGTCTGATAGAAAAGGAGAAGTTTTCCAGACTGATTCTTGACATCATAAGGGAAGGTAAAACTAACAAATGCATTAGTTTGTTGGAGAGGGCTTCGAATTTGTTCTCCACAGACCCTTTTTATCCTCAAGCACTTGCACGTTTGTATTACATTGGGGTAACGGAGGAAAGCAAATATCAGGAGGCAGAAAAATGGGCAGAAGAGGCCATTAAAAGAGACCACAAAAAATCTCATATTAGGGACACATTGGGGCAAGTTCACAAAAACCATCTGCGGAGTGAAGTTAAAAAACCATGCACAAACATAGATGAAATGTTGCACATTGCACTGTCTGCCATTGATGCGTTTAAACGTGAAGAGAAAGCAGCTGAAGATGAGTTAGTTGACAACACCAGATTCAATAACAGGGGCCACTTTGGTTTTCTGCAGGTTTGTAAGGAGATTTCAGATCTGAGGCCCTTAATAAGTCCAAATAATcctcttcaacaaaaataccaTGATTTCATCAATggtctcagagctgaagtcgAGTCGAAATATGACTTCTTTGAATGGTACCTGACATTCTCAAGACTAAGCAACAAAAAAGATGACCCAGACTACTTTcgtgaagatgatgaagattgCTACAAGCGATATTTTACACAGACAGACCAGTTGGAAAAAATGGCcctgaatgagaaaaaaatgaagTCTTTTGGAGGACTGCTTCATTTCCTAAAATCTGACATTGATGTGCTTGAACAGAATTTGATTGCAATTGAAAAACCTCGGTCCAAAAATGAAACCCAAACCATTCTCTACATTTTTGCCAACATCATCTTGAGTCAGTCTAATAAACCATCTGAAAAATCACAAGAGCTTCAGGACATGTTACAGAAACTCTGGTCGACAGAAGTTCATGGCAGAAGCCCAGAGTTTTACCTCTTGATTCTTTTGCTCTTTTGGCCTCATGAAGCAAAGCAAGAGAAGGAAAACCCTCCAAATTTTGAAAACTGTGTGAAATATATGAGTCAGTCATATGAGAGGACGTATCAGAAATACCTTCACGGTCGCCACCTGGTGCCTCTGTTCTTCTATGGGAAAGGAGAAGGCTTGCAGATACTGGTTCACTCAAAGCTAGATAAAACTGATCTGGATCTCCTGACTGAAGGAGATGGAAGTGTAGAAGTCAAATGTCTTCAGCGTATCGATGGGAAGGTGGAGGATCATAaagtgtttgctgttagaaatGGGCAACAGATTCCAGTCGTCGCTCACAATCGGGCCAGTGTGTGCAGACGAGGCCAAGTGTCGTTCTACCTCGGCTTCACGATCAGAGGACCCGTCGCCTACAACATCAGATATCAGAACT AG